A window from Aquabacterium sp. NJ1 encodes these proteins:
- a CDS encoding TorF family putative porin, with product MNKLTSLYRFAGRVSACLALSSLSMVSRAEPDPIDAKALTIASNISVVNHYRFRGIDQTWGHPALQGGVDVNWSNGWYAGLWASNVSGNSYPGGSLELDYYGGFSGRFGDDWSFSVGGYGYAYPGANLAHSACPSAAMAAPCSQVSQRFDTFEVNAGMSWKWVSYKLSISATDYFGANVRTGYSAGSRGTRYHDLSVNLPLSDRVSLVGHWGRAELRVRYGGMNPSYNDLKLGVNATWGDGWNGGLAWVRAGNDRFYRPPTGGLSYASQETKDLNRSGLVLQFGRTF from the coding sequence TTTGTCTTCTCTGTCCATGGTGAGCCGTGCGGAGCCTGACCCAATTGATGCCAAGGCCCTCACCATTGCGAGCAACATCAGCGTGGTGAACCACTATCGCTTTCGAGGCATTGATCAGACCTGGGGGCACCCCGCATTGCAGGGAGGCGTCGATGTCAATTGGTCGAATGGCTGGTACGCCGGCCTGTGGGCTTCCAATGTGTCGGGTAACAGTTACCCAGGCGGGTCGCTGGAGCTGGACTACTATGGAGGCTTCAGTGGGCGTTTCGGGGATGACTGGAGCTTCTCTGTGGGGGGGTATGGCTATGCTTACCCTGGCGCCAACCTTGCCCATTCGGCTTGTCCTTCTGCAGCAATGGCTGCGCCATGCTCACAAGTCTCTCAACGCTTTGACACCTTCGAGGTTAATGCAGGGATGAGCTGGAAGTGGGTGAGCTACAAGCTGTCGATTTCGGCGACCGATTATTTTGGCGCCAATGTTCGCACGGGCTACAGCGCGGGTAGTCGGGGTACGCGATATCACGACCTGTCGGTTAACTTGCCTCTGAGCGACCGAGTCAGCCTTGTTGGGCATTGGGGGAGAGCTGAGCTGCGAGTTCGCTACGGTGGCATGAACCCCTCGTACAACGACCTGAAGCTGGGGGTCAACGCGACGTGGGGCGACGGTTGGAATGGTGGGCTGGCGTGGGTCAGAGCGGGGAATGACCGCTTCTATCGACCTCCTACGGGTGGGTTGTCGTATGCCAGTCAAGAGACAAAAGACCTCAATCGCAGTGGACTGGTCCTGCAGTTCGGGCGAACCTTTTGA
- a CDS encoding helix-turn-helix transcriptional regulator: MSPDRIPQLASTLLRLRGQTLSAVAQATGIRTANLSVWLRGKPQVISAARVTALTHHLGIEGGQLRGDVLHQWADCGQLDLLRAMCTLLEAKDSPPTWLFQDEQPGLTKTRFLQWGGAWIRLAVTPDTSGLADVAGITHAQRVVTLPCALAGISTDSVQLASNALLELAQQVAMDVGDDELLDGLLYRLNEGHAAELAFNTANPAGWVQLERALRSALSAGVSPAELAKWIASHQDALNSACGRNR, translated from the coding sequence ATGAGTCCAGACCGAATACCCCAACTGGCCAGTACCTTGTTGCGCTTGCGTGGGCAAACGCTGAGCGCCGTTGCCCAAGCCACTGGCATCCGTACGGCGAACCTGTCGGTCTGGCTGCGCGGCAAGCCTCAGGTGATTTCCGCTGCGCGGGTGACGGCCTTGACGCATCACCTGGGCATCGAGGGTGGGCAGTTGCGTGGCGACGTGCTGCACCAGTGGGCAGACTGTGGGCAGTTGGATCTACTGAGAGCGATGTGCACACTGCTGGAAGCCAAAGACAGTCCGCCCACATGGCTTTTCCAGGACGAGCAGCCAGGCCTGACCAAAACCCGCTTTCTGCAATGGGGCGGCGCCTGGATACGGCTGGCCGTGACACCGGACACCAGCGGCTTGGCAGACGTCGCGGGCATCACCCATGCGCAGCGCGTGGTGACCCTGCCGTGTGCCTTGGCAGGCATCAGCACCGATTCCGTTCAATTGGCCAGCAATGCCTTGCTGGAGCTGGCGCAGCAGGTTGCCATGGACGTGGGCGACGACGAACTGCTGGATGGCCTCTTGTATCGGCTGAATGAAGGCCATGCCGCTGAGTTGGCGTTCAATACGGCCAACCCCGCAGGCTGGGTGCAGCTGGAACGCGCACTGAGGTCAGCGTTGAGCGCTGGTGTCAGTCCTGCGGAGTTGGCGAAGTGGATCGCCAGCCATCAAGATGCCCTGAACTCGGCATGTGGCCGCAATCGATGA